The proteins below come from a single Parageobacillus thermoglucosidasius genomic window:
- a CDS encoding PTS transporter subunit EIIC, protein MKRERQMAMEILERLGGKENIARIAHCMTRVRVSLYDHQKADIAGLKNIDGVMGVIEDETLQIVVGPGVVNKVAAALCELTGLELGEVSKEDIAAQTKAEIQKRNQTPFKRLLRKIGSIFIPLIPGLVASGIINGIANFAKNAGADPTETWLQLLLIIGGGIFASLGILVGYNTAKEFGGTPVLGAIAGILVFNPALADVKLFGEALTPGRGGLFAVMLAAWLMAVIEKRVRKFVPNAVDIIVTPLVTVLVVCLFTLVAVQPFAGWLSLGITSGIKAVLDIGGAVAGAVLAGTFLPLVMVGLHHGLTPIHMEFINKIGSTPILPILAMAGAGQVGAAIAIFVKTKNKRLRNIIKGALPVGFLGIGEPLLYGVTLPLGRPFLTACLGAAVGGAFQAVMKTAALGIGVSGLSLIPLIADNKYMLYFAGLFISYVFGFIFTYFFGFKEEMAENI, encoded by the coding sequence GCAAATGGCTATGGAAATATTAGAACGGCTTGGAGGAAAAGAAAATATTGCGCGCATCGCTCATTGCATGACGAGAGTGAGAGTGTCGCTATATGATCATCAAAAGGCGGATATCGCAGGACTTAAAAATATTGATGGGGTGATGGGAGTCATTGAAGATGAAACGCTGCAAATCGTTGTTGGCCCTGGAGTCGTTAACAAAGTAGCGGCCGCGCTTTGCGAATTGACGGGGTTGGAACTTGGGGAAGTGAGCAAAGAAGATATTGCAGCCCAGACAAAAGCCGAGATACAAAAGCGCAACCAAACGCCGTTTAAACGGTTGTTGCGCAAAATCGGCAGCATTTTTATCCCGCTTATACCTGGACTTGTTGCATCGGGAATCATAAACGGAATCGCTAATTTTGCCAAAAACGCTGGTGCTGATCCAACGGAAACATGGCTGCAGCTGTTATTGATTATTGGCGGCGGCATTTTCGCTTCGCTTGGCATTTTAGTCGGATATAATACGGCCAAAGAGTTTGGCGGCACCCCTGTATTAGGAGCGATTGCCGGAATTTTAGTGTTTAACCCGGCGCTTGCCGATGTGAAACTATTTGGGGAAGCGCTTACGCCGGGACGGGGTGGATTGTTTGCGGTGATGTTGGCGGCGTGGCTGATGGCGGTCATTGAAAAGCGCGTCCGCAAATTTGTTCCAAATGCGGTCGATATTATTGTAACGCCGCTTGTCACCGTGTTAGTCGTATGTTTGTTTACGCTCGTTGCCGTTCAGCCGTTTGCCGGATGGTTGTCTTTAGGGATTACGAGCGGAATCAAAGCGGTGTTGGATATTGGCGGTGCGGTTGCCGGCGCTGTATTGGCGGGAACGTTTTTGCCGCTCGTGATGGTTGGGTTGCATCACGGTTTGACGCCAATTCATATGGAATTTATTAATAAAATCGGTTCTACACCTATTCTTCCGATTTTGGCGATGGCAGGGGCAGGCCAGGTAGGCGCAGCGATCGCGATTTTCGTCAAAACGAAAAACAAGCGGCTTCGCAATATTATAAAAGGGGCGCTGCCAGTTGGATTTTTAGGAATTGGTGAGCCGTTGTTGTACGGAGTCACACTGCCATTGGGAAGACCATTTTTAACCGCGTGCCTCGGCGCAGCGGTCGGCGGCGCGTTTCAGGCGGTAATGAAAACGGCCGCGCTTGGAATAGGTGTATCGGGGTTATCGCTTATTCCGTTAATTGCGGATAATAAATATATGCTGTATTTCGCAGGGTTGTTTATTTCGTATGTGTTTGGCTTCATTTTTACGTATTTCTTCGGCTTTAAAGAAGAAATGGCGGAAAACATTTAG
- a CDS encoding sensor histidine kinase, producing MREQLLIVAFLILATAFLGEMKVKPFDSSFRFSLGSAVFFFGLISFATVSPIFIGICAGLFVAGFRVALDMLTGQATLSDSLLVHIPAAFYYISFALMARIINFRRFMEFPIRAGLLGAVLDFTSNAVELFFRDFFGEPFTLTYQTIAMMLLFGILRSFCVIGLYNILMIRHLRAIGEARQQELERLMMINTGLYEETFYLQKSIAYIEEITRKSYDLYSLLVEGKKVEPHSALYIAEHIHEVKKDVQRIFSGLSKLIGQEPLRRRLPISELCGMVMRANQKYAELLGKNIQFTQECQVDLSTDHVYALLSVLNNLVANAVEAIPSSGSIHLQAKLEQSDLVFEVTDSGIGITKEDVDWIFHPGFTTKYDPHGNPSTGIGLTHARDIVQSLHGHIQLVSSKPGQTIFRLAIPTGQLLRKEECK from the coding sequence ATGCGTGAACAGCTTTTGATCGTAGCGTTTCTTATATTGGCTACCGCTTTCTTGGGAGAAATGAAAGTTAAGCCGTTTGATAGTTCGTTCCGCTTTTCATTAGGCAGCGCCGTATTTTTTTTCGGCCTTATTTCATTTGCAACGGTTTCGCCGATCTTCATCGGTATTTGTGCAGGATTGTTCGTAGCCGGATTTCGCGTCGCTCTTGACATGCTGACAGGGCAAGCGACATTGTCTGATAGCCTTCTCGTCCATATACCGGCTGCGTTTTATTACATTAGTTTCGCGTTGATGGCCAGAATCATTAACTTCCGCCGTTTTATGGAGTTTCCGATTCGCGCCGGATTGCTTGGCGCCGTTCTTGATTTTACTTCCAATGCCGTCGAACTTTTCTTTCGCGATTTCTTTGGCGAGCCGTTCACATTGACATACCAAACCATTGCGATGATGTTGTTGTTTGGCATTTTGCGGAGCTTCTGCGTCATCGGCCTATACAACATTTTAATGATAAGGCATCTTCGCGCCATAGGAGAAGCGCGGCAGCAGGAACTGGAACGCCTTATGATGATTAATACGGGACTATATGAGGAAACATTCTACTTGCAAAAATCAATTGCATACATCGAAGAAATTACCCGGAAAAGTTATGATCTGTACTCGCTTCTCGTGGAAGGAAAAAAAGTCGAGCCACATTCCGCGCTCTATATCGCCGAGCATATTCATGAAGTAAAAAAGGATGTGCAGCGCATTTTTTCAGGTTTATCGAAATTAATTGGACAAGAACCGTTGCGGCGCCGCCTTCCAATCAGCGAACTTTGCGGAATGGTCATGCGCGCTAACCAAAAATATGCTGAGCTATTAGGAAAAAACATTCAGTTCACTCAGGAGTGCCAAGTGGATTTATCGACCGACCACGTTTACGCCTTGCTCTCTGTATTAAACAACTTAGTTGCTAATGCCGTGGAAGCCATTCCGTCGTCCGGATCAATTCATCTGCAGGCAAAATTGGAGCAAAGCGACCTCGTTTTTGAGGTGACGGACTCTGGAATAGGCATTACAAAGGAAGATGTTGACTGGATTTTTCATCCTGGCTTTACAACAAAATACGATCCACATGGAAACCCGTCAACGGGCATCGGCCTCACCCATGCGCGGGACATTGTGCAAAGCCTTCATGGACATATACAGCTTGTCAGCAGCAAACCCGGACAAACCATATTTCGTCTGGCCATTCCTACCGGTCAGCTGCTGCGAAAGGAGGAATGCAAGTAA
- a CDS encoding HepT-like ribonuclease domain-containing protein yields MQRNPKVFLEDILSAANKIQKYTKNMDYEAFLDNELVCDAVIKNILVIGEATKNIPEQIRQANPHIEWRKMSGMRDMMIHGYFSINYRIVWDVVINKIPTLKQEIEKLLKEMND; encoded by the coding sequence ATGCAGAGGAATCCTAAAGTCTTTTTAGAGGATATTCTTTCAGCAGCCAATAAAATACAGAAATATACGAAAAACATGGACTATGAAGCATTTCTAGATAATGAACTTGTGTGTGATGCAGTTATTAAGAATATATTGGTGATTGGTGAAGCGACAAAAAACATTCCAGAACAAATCAGACAGGCAAATCCGCATATCGAATGGAGAAAAATGTCTGGAATGCGCGATATGATGATTCATGGTTATTTTTCTATTAATTATCGCATTGTATGGGATGTGGTAATCAATAAAATCCCAACACTAAAACAGGAAATCGAAAAATTGTTAAAAGAAATGAATGATTAA
- a CDS encoding nucleotidyltransferase family protein has protein sequence MAVINMLSQQEILDELSKNLGVWKEKYGVKRIGLFGSYSRGEQKDFSDIDVLVEFVDNAMTFDNYMDLKFHLEDRFQKPVDLVILDDIKPALKSSILRSAKYAEES, from the coding sequence ATGGCGGTGATAAATATGTTATCACAACAAGAAATACTTGATGAATTGTCCAAAAACTTAGGAGTATGGAAAGAAAAATACGGTGTAAAGCGTATTGGTTTGTTCGGCTCGTATAGCCGGGGGGAACAAAAGGATTTTAGTGACATTGATGTGTTAGTGGAATTTGTGGATAATGCTATGACATTCGACAACTATATGGATTTAAAATTTCATCTCGAAGATCGTTTTCAAAAGCCGGTGGATTTAGTCATTTTAGATGACATTAAACCAGCATTAAAATCGAGTATTTTAAGGAGTGCTAAGTATGCAGAGGAATCCTAA
- a CDS encoding DUF871 domain-containing protein: MFYLSFYFTEPMEQIEKRFQQANYFGCREMFTSLHIPEDDLAIYRKRLQEIGQLAKQYEVGIVADVTPASLAKIGKDGGHLDGLVSSGISGLRLDDGFSVEEAAQLSHQIKVVFNASTMTEEECDKLIACNANWNHLEAWHNFYPRPETGLAKETVIRKNKMLRRKGIRTIAAFIPGNKEKRGPLYQGLPTLEAHRNIEPLCAYAELVRDCGVNKVFVGDGSMTEEALARMKEFCDGVIPLRYRPLIRQHELLSMIETVHTNRRDAARDVIRSRESRLSFLWPKHLMEPACTIERQKGSVTMDNIRYGRYAGELQITLTDLPADDKVNVIGRIIEEDLPLLAYVGGGQRFRLVQVI; the protein is encoded by the coding sequence ATGTTTTATCTGTCTTTTTACTTCACGGAACCGATGGAGCAAATTGAAAAACGGTTTCAACAGGCAAATTACTTCGGATGCAGGGAGATGTTTACATCGCTTCACATTCCTGAAGATGACCTTGCCATTTATCGCAAGCGGTTGCAAGAAATCGGACAGTTAGCGAAACAGTATGAAGTCGGGATCGTCGCTGATGTTACTCCGGCTTCTTTGGCCAAAATCGGGAAAGATGGCGGCCATCTTGATGGGCTTGTCAGTTCAGGAATCAGCGGACTCCGATTGGATGACGGGTTTTCCGTTGAAGAGGCAGCGCAGCTTTCCCATCAAATCAAAGTCGTTTTTAATGCAAGCACAATGACGGAGGAAGAATGTGACAAGCTTATTGCTTGTAATGCCAATTGGAATCATCTCGAAGCGTGGCATAATTTTTATCCGCGTCCGGAAACGGGGCTGGCGAAAGAAACGGTGATTCGCAAAAACAAGATGCTGCGCCGGAAAGGAATACGAACGATCGCCGCATTTATTCCGGGAAATAAAGAAAAACGGGGGCCGCTTTATCAAGGTCTCCCGACGCTGGAAGCGCACCGGAACATCGAACCGCTTTGTGCGTACGCGGAATTAGTGCGGGATTGCGGCGTAAATAAAGTATTTGTCGGTGATGGTTCGATGACAGAGGAGGCGCTGGCGCGAATGAAGGAGTTTTGTGATGGCGTCATTCCGCTTCGTTATCGGCCGCTCATCCGACAACATGAGCTGCTTTCCATGATCGAAACGGTTCATACGAACCGACGCGATGCGGCAAGGGATGTCATCCGCTCGCGCGAATCCCGTTTATCTTTCTTGTGGCCAAAGCATTTGATGGAGCCAGCATGTACGATCGAAAGACAAAAAGGCAGTGTTACAATGGATAATATTCGATATGGAAGATATGCTGGCGAACTGCAAATCACATTAACGGATCTTCCGGCAGATGATAAAGTCAATGTGATTGGACGAATTATCGAAGAAGACCTTCCTCTCCTTGCGTACGTCGGAGGAGGGCAACGGTTTCGCCTTGTACAAGTCATATAA
- a CDS encoding amino acid ABC transporter permease yields the protein MDFVGAYSPAHLAFLLQGFLVTLEVAFISIIFSFIFGIIIGVIRYTKIPGISQIFAVIVETIRNLPLLLIIFFTYFALPEVGLKLDKFYAAIVALVVFESAMLSEIVRGGLNSIDKGQIEAARSSGLTYIQTLWYIILPQALRRMVPPIVSQFISLLKDTSLAIVIALPELMNHAQIINGRNVNYVIPIFILVALMYFVVNYSLSLVSRRLEYKQR from the coding sequence ATGGACTTTGTCGGCGCATACTCCCCAGCGCATCTCGCCTTTTTGCTGCAAGGATTTTTAGTGACATTGGAAGTTGCGTTTATCTCCATTATTTTTAGCTTTATTTTCGGGATTATCATCGGTGTTATACGCTATACAAAAATCCCTGGCATTTCGCAAATATTCGCTGTCATCGTTGAAACGATTCGCAATCTTCCGCTTCTCTTAATTATTTTCTTTACATATTTCGCGCTGCCAGAAGTAGGATTAAAGCTGGATAAATTTTACGCGGCCATTGTCGCCCTCGTTGTTTTTGAATCAGCGATGCTGTCGGAAATCGTCCGCGGCGGCTTAAATTCGATTGACAAAGGGCAAATCGAAGCGGCGCGCTCATCAGGGCTCACTTATATCCAAACGTTATGGTATATCATCTTGCCGCAAGCATTGCGCCGCATGGTGCCGCCGATTGTCAGCCAATTTATTTCGCTGCTGAAAGACACGTCGTTAGCAATCGTGATCGCTCTTCCAGAATTGATGAACCATGCGCAAATCATTAATGGAAGAAATGTCAATTATGTGATACCGATTTTTATTCTCGTCGCGCTCATGTATTTTGTCGTCAATTATTCATTATCCCTTGTTTCCAGAAGGCTCGAATATAAACAGCGTTAA
- a CDS encoding response regulator codes for MPLRFFLIEDDAAVRKMLEKIITENQLGEVVGQAEDGLDVSADQLYSVDVVLIDLLMPGRDGIQTMKKLKEEGFTGQFVMISQVENKEMVGQAYLHGVDTYIQKPINRHEVVAVLKRVAEHISISHSLHSIRQLLQTLDQANTPPSPLQQNKQTQLEQQAQHLLLLLGIAGESGASDLLLIMRWLAEKEKQGQTIHELPPLKELYTELVRQTHAPYDDESAIQKEVRAMEQRIRRIVLQAFTHLSSLGLTDYTNPTFEHFAPRLFDFAEIRRRMKELEAGEKTTKCRINVRKFLTAFYMEIKK; via the coding sequence ATGCCTCTTCGTTTTTTTCTGATTGAGGACGACGCCGCCGTGCGCAAAATGCTTGAAAAAATTATTACGGAAAACCAGCTCGGGGAAGTTGTTGGCCAAGCGGAAGACGGCTTGGACGTATCAGCAGACCAATTGTATTCCGTCGACGTAGTGCTTATTGATTTGCTAATGCCGGGACGCGATGGCATTCAAACGATGAAAAAATTAAAAGAAGAAGGGTTTACTGGACAGTTTGTCATGATTTCTCAAGTAGAAAATAAGGAAATGGTTGGACAAGCATATCTTCACGGCGTCGATACGTACATTCAAAAGCCGATTAACCGCCACGAAGTGGTGGCGGTATTGAAGCGGGTAGCGGAACATATCTCCATCTCTCACTCTCTTCATTCGATTCGGCAGCTGTTGCAGACGTTAGATCAAGCGAATACCCCTCCTTCCCCTTTGCAGCAAAACAAACAAACACAATTGGAACAACAAGCGCAGCATCTCCTTCTTCTGTTGGGCATTGCCGGGGAATCGGGAGCGTCAGATTTATTGCTTATCATGCGCTGGCTGGCGGAAAAAGAAAAACAAGGGCAGACGATTCACGAACTTCCGCCTTTAAAAGAATTATATACAGAACTTGTGCGGCAAACGCACGCCCCTTATGATGATGAATCAGCAATACAAAAAGAAGTTCGCGCTATGGAACAACGCATTCGCCGCATTGTGCTGCAAGCTTTTACCCATTTATCTTCCCTCGGGCTCACGGATTATACGAATCCTACTTTTGAGCATTTCGCTCCCCGGCTTTTTGATTTTGCAGAGATCCGTAGGCGTATGAAGGAACTTGAAGCGGGAGAAAAAACAACGAAGTGCCGAATTAACGTGCGGAAATTTTTAACTGCTTTTTATATGGAAATCAAAAAATAG